In Pseudomonas sp. GCEP-101, one DNA window encodes the following:
- a CDS encoding patatin-like phospholipase family protein, whose amino-acid sequence MSKQIALVLGSGGARGYAHIGVIEEIERRGYEVVCIAGCSMGAVIGGIYAAGKLGEYRDWVESLDYLDVLRLLDVSFRLGAIRGERVFGKIHEILGEIDIEQLPIPYTAVATDLTNQQEIWFQEGCLHQAMRASAAIPSLFTPVMQGTRMLVDGGLLNPLPIVPVVSTHADLIVAVNLNATNQRQYSLPVIERPAALKGRFDSVISGLSNKLSFFRRGEVEPPPELIADALLHPMPAASEEPAEPEMQQPAAAPLAKGSPRSATGSQVIDSSSPASLLELVNQSFEVMQTSLAQYKIAGYPPDILINVPKRVCRFFEFYKAPELIALGRQIASDTLDRYEAENPY is encoded by the coding sequence ATGTCAAAACAGATCGCGCTGGTACTCGGTTCCGGCGGCGCGCGCGGTTATGCGCATATCGGAGTGATCGAGGAGATCGAACGGCGCGGCTATGAAGTGGTGTGCATCGCCGGCTGCTCCATGGGCGCGGTGATCGGCGGCATCTACGCCGCCGGCAAGCTGGGCGAATACCGCGACTGGGTGGAGAGCCTGGACTACCTCGACGTGCTGCGCCTGCTCGACGTCAGCTTCCGCCTCGGCGCCATCCGTGGTGAGCGGGTATTCGGCAAGATCCACGAAATTCTCGGCGAGATCGACATCGAGCAGCTGCCGATTCCCTACACCGCCGTGGCCACCGACCTGACCAACCAGCAGGAGATCTGGTTCCAGGAAGGCTGCCTGCACCAGGCCATGCGCGCCTCGGCGGCGATCCCCAGCCTGTTCACCCCGGTCATGCAGGGCACCCGCATGCTGGTGGACGGCGGCCTGCTCAACCCGCTGCCGATTGTCCCGGTGGTCTCGACCCACGCCGACCTGATCGTCGCGGTCAACCTCAACGCCACCAACCAGCGCCAGTATTCCCTGCCGGTGATCGAGCGCCCGGCGGCGCTCAAGGGCCGTTTCGATTCGGTGATCTCGGGGTTGTCGAACAAGCTGAGCTTCTTCCGCCGCGGCGAAGTCGAGCCGCCACCCGAGTTGATCGCCGACGCCCTGCTCCACCCGATGCCGGCTGCCTCGGAGGAACCCGCCGAACCGGAAATGCAGCAACCCGCCGCCGCCCCGCTGGCCAAGGGCTCGCCGCGCTCGGCCACCGGCAGCCAGGTGATCGACAGCAGCAGCCCGGCTTCGCTGCTGGAGCTGGTGAACCAGAGCTTCGAGGTGATGCAGACGTCGCTGGCGCAGTACAAGATCGCCGGCTACCCGCCCGACATCCTGATCAACGTGCCCAAGCGGGTGTGTCGCTTCTTCGAGTTCTACAAGGCCCCAGAGCTCATCGCCCTCGGCCGGCAGATCGCCAGCGATACGCTGGATCGGTATGAGGCGGAAAATCCGTACTGA
- the selD gene encoding selenide, water dikinase SelD — MSEPIRLTQYSHGAGCGCKISPKVLEVILAGSGAQNLDPRLWVGNASRDDAAVYEIDAERGVVSTTDFFMPIVDDPFDFGRIAATNAISDIYAMGGDPLMAIAILGWPVNVLAPEIAREVIAGGRKVCDEAGIPLAGGHSIDAPEPIFGLAVTGLVEKRFMKRNDTATVGCKLYLTKPLGIGILTTAEKKAKLRAEDVGVARDWMCTLNKPGARFGKLDAVKAMTDVTGFGLLGHLVEMADGSGLTARIRYDAVPRLGSVEYYLEAGCVPGGTLRNFDSYGERIAPLPELHKLLLCDPETSGGLLVAVEPAGEAQFLATAKELGMDLAPIGELVERQSRAVEVM, encoded by the coding sequence ATGAGCGAACCGATCCGCCTGACCCAGTACAGCCATGGTGCCGGCTGTGGTTGCAAGATTTCCCCCAAGGTCCTGGAGGTGATCCTCGCCGGCAGCGGTGCGCAGAATCTCGACCCCAGGCTGTGGGTCGGCAACGCCTCGCGCGATGACGCGGCGGTCTATGAAATCGACGCCGAGCGTGGCGTGGTGTCCACCACCGATTTCTTCATGCCGATCGTCGACGATCCCTTCGACTTCGGCCGTATTGCCGCCACCAACGCCATCAGCGATATCTACGCCATGGGCGGCGACCCGCTGATGGCCATCGCCATCCTCGGCTGGCCGGTGAACGTGCTGGCGCCGGAAATCGCCCGCGAGGTGATCGCTGGCGGCCGCAAGGTCTGCGACGAAGCCGGCATTCCGCTTGCCGGCGGGCACTCCATCGACGCCCCCGAGCCGATCTTCGGCCTGGCGGTCACCGGGTTGGTGGAGAAGCGCTTCATGAAGCGCAACGACACCGCCACCGTCGGCTGCAAGCTGTACCTGACCAAGCCGCTGGGCATCGGCATCCTCACCACGGCCGAGAAGAAGGCCAAGCTGCGCGCCGAAGACGTGGGCGTCGCCCGCGACTGGATGTGCACCCTGAACAAGCCCGGCGCGCGCTTCGGCAAGCTCGACGCGGTGAAGGCGATGACCGATGTCACCGGCTTCGGCCTGCTCGGCCACCTGGTGGAAATGGCCGATGGCAGCGGGCTGACCGCGCGCATCCGCTACGACGCCGTGCCGCGCCTGGGCAGCGTCGAGTACTACCTGGAAGCCGGCTGCGTGCCGGGCGGCACCCTGCGCAACTTCGACAGCTACGGCGAGCGCATCGCGCCGCTGCCCGAATTGCACAAGCTGCTGCTGTGCGACCCGGAGACCAGCGGCGGCCTGCTGGTGGCGGTGGAACCCGCGGGCGAGGCGCAGTTCCTCGCCACGGCCAAGGAACTGGGGATGGACCTGGCGCCCATCGGCGAACTGGTCGAGCGACAGAGTCGCGCGGTCGAGGTGATGTGA
- the kdpC gene encoding potassium-transporting ATPase subunit KdpC, producing the protein MLNQLRPAIASLVLLSAITGVLYPLAVTGIAQVAFHDQANGSLVRDDQGVVRGSALIAQKFDGAQWFHPRPSAGDFATVSSSASNLAPGNPALAERIAKDAAAQQVGGQPVPLALVTTSGSGLDPQLPPAAALYQVPRIALERGVPAASLEKLVEANTERPLIGPAVVNVLALNMALASLPR; encoded by the coding sequence ATGCTCAACCAACTCCGCCCCGCCATCGCCTCGCTGGTCCTGCTCAGCGCCATCACCGGCGTGCTCTATCCGCTGGCCGTCACCGGTATCGCCCAGGTGGCCTTCCATGACCAGGCCAACGGCAGCCTGGTGCGCGACGATCAGGGTGTCGTGCGTGGCTCGGCATTGATCGCGCAGAAGTTCGACGGCGCCCAGTGGTTCCATCCGCGCCCCTCGGCCGGCGATTTCGCCACCGTCTCCAGCAGCGCGAGCAACCTCGCGCCCGGCAACCCGGCGCTGGCCGAACGCATCGCCAAGGACGCCGCCGCACAACAGGTCGGTGGGCAACCGGTGCCGCTGGCGCTGGTCACCACCTCCGGCAGTGGCCTCGACCCGCAGTTGCCGCCCGCTGCCGCGCTGTACCAGGTGCCGCGCATCGCCCTGGAACGCGGCGTGCCGGCGGCAAGCCTGGAGAAACTGGTGGAAGCCAACACCGAGCGCCCGCTGATCGGTCCCGCCGTGGTCAACGTGCTGGCGCTGAACATGGCCCTGGCCAGCTTGCCTCGCTAG
- a CDS encoding response regulator, translated as MNASAATILVVDDEPQIRKFLRISLSAGGYKVLEAGTGEEGLAQAALGRPDLVVLDLGLPDKDGQDVLRELREWSQVPVLVLSVRASESEKVLALDSGANDYVTKPFGIQEFLARIRVLLRQGASGETQEAVVAVGPLSVDFSYRRVLLDGEEVSLTRKEYAVLSTLARHVGRVVTQQQLLKDIWGPTHTEDTHYLRVVVGHLRQKLADDPATPRFIVTEAGVGYRLREG; from the coding sequence ATGAACGCCAGCGCCGCCACCATTCTGGTCGTCGACGACGAACCGCAGATCCGCAAGTTCCTCCGCATCAGCCTCAGCGCCGGCGGCTACAAGGTGCTCGAAGCGGGCACCGGCGAAGAAGGCCTGGCCCAGGCGGCGCTGGGCCGCCCGGACCTGGTGGTGCTCGACCTCGGCCTGCCGGACAAGGACGGCCAGGACGTGCTGCGCGAACTGCGCGAGTGGTCGCAGGTGCCGGTGCTGGTGCTCTCGGTGCGCGCCAGCGAGAGCGAGAAGGTGCTGGCGCTGGACAGCGGCGCCAACGACTACGTGACCAAGCCTTTCGGCATCCAGGAGTTCCTCGCGCGCATCCGTGTGTTGCTGCGCCAGGGCGCCAGTGGCGAGACGCAGGAGGCGGTGGTCGCGGTGGGGCCGCTCAGCGTGGATTTCTCCTACCGCCGCGTGCTGCTCGACGGCGAGGAAGTCTCGCTGACGCGCAAGGAATACGCGGTGCTCTCGACCCTCGCGCGGCATGTCGGCCGGGTGGTCACCCAGCAGCAGTTGCTCAAGGACATCTGGGGGCCGACGCATACCGAGGACACCCACTACCTGCGGGTGGTGGTCGGGCACCTGCGGCAGAAGCTCGCGGACGATCCGGCGACGCCGCGGTTCATCGTCACCGAGGCTGGCGTCGGGTACCGCCTGCGCGAAGGCTGA
- the kdpA gene encoding potassium-transporting ATPase subunit KdpA, with amino-acid sequence MNSHDVLLIVAFLALVLMPAPFLGRIYYKVMEGQRTFLSPLFLPVERAIYRACGIHAEDEQDWKRYTLALLAFNLAGLVLLFAILMLQGLLPLNPQKLPGLEWTLAFNTAVSFVTNTNWQAYSGEASLSYLSQMLGLTVQNFVSAAVGLAVLVALARGIARKSTNNLGNFWVDLTRATLYGLLPLCLLLALLLVWQGVPQTFLDYAHALTVQGADQSIPLGPAASQIAIKQLGTNGGGFFGVNSAHPFENPTIWSNLFEVVSIILIPAALVFTFGYYVKDLRQSRAILGCMLVLFALGLGASLWAEYQPNPALGALPVEQVAPLEGKESRFGTTASVLWAVTTTAASNGSVNAMHDSLNPLSGMVAMLNMMVGEVIFGGVGAGLYGMLLFVLVAVFLAGLMVGRTPEYLGKKLEAREVRLLVATLLVMPVGVLVLGAIAASLPGPAASVSNPGAHGFSQLLYAYTSGTANNGSAFGGFGANTPFHNLMIALAMLIGRFGYILPVLAIAGSLAAKKATPVGPNSFPTHGLLFVSLLTATILLVGGLNFLPTLVLGPVADHLTLGF; translated from the coding sequence ATGAACAGCCATGACGTACTGCTGATCGTTGCCTTCCTGGCGCTGGTGCTGATGCCGGCGCCGTTCCTCGGACGCATCTACTACAAGGTGATGGAGGGCCAGCGCACCTTCCTCAGCCCGCTGTTCCTGCCGGTGGAGCGGGCCATCTACCGCGCCTGCGGCATCCATGCCGAGGACGAGCAGGACTGGAAGCGCTACACCCTGGCGCTGCTGGCGTTCAACCTGGCGGGCCTGGTGCTGCTGTTCGCCATCCTCATGCTGCAGGGGCTGCTGCCGCTCAACCCGCAGAAGCTGCCGGGCCTGGAGTGGACGCTGGCGTTCAATACCGCCGTGAGCTTCGTCACCAACACCAACTGGCAGGCCTACAGCGGCGAAGCCTCGCTGAGCTACCTGAGCCAGATGCTCGGCCTGACCGTGCAGAACTTCGTCAGCGCCGCTGTCGGCCTGGCCGTGCTGGTGGCGCTGGCGCGCGGCATCGCGCGCAAGTCGACGAACAACCTGGGCAATTTCTGGGTCGACCTGACCCGCGCCACCCTCTACGGGCTGCTCCCGCTGTGCCTGCTGCTGGCGCTGCTGCTGGTCTGGCAGGGCGTGCCGCAGACCTTCCTCGACTATGCCCACGCGCTCACCGTGCAGGGCGCCGACCAATCCATCCCGCTGGGCCCGGCGGCCAGCCAGATCGCCATCAAGCAACTGGGCACCAACGGCGGCGGCTTCTTCGGCGTGAACTCGGCGCACCCGTTCGAGAACCCGACCATCTGGAGCAACCTGTTCGAGGTCGTGTCGATCATCCTGATCCCGGCCGCGCTGGTGTTCACCTTCGGCTACTACGTCAAGGACCTGCGCCAGAGCCGCGCCATCCTCGGCTGCATGCTGGTGCTGTTCGCCCTCGGCCTGGGCGCCTCGCTGTGGGCCGAGTACCAGCCCAACCCGGCGCTCGGCGCGCTGCCGGTGGAACAGGTTGCCCCGCTGGAAGGCAAGGAGAGCCGCTTCGGCACCACCGCCAGCGTGCTCTGGGCGGTAACCACCACGGCGGCTTCCAACGGCTCGGTGAACGCCATGCATGACAGCCTCAACCCGCTGTCGGGGATGGTCGCGATGCTCAACATGATGGTCGGCGAGGTGATCTTCGGCGGCGTCGGCGCGGGCCTCTACGGCATGCTGCTGTTCGTGCTGGTCGCCGTGTTCCTCGCCGGGCTGATGGTCGGGCGCACCCCGGAATACCTCGGCAAGAAGCTCGAAGCCCGCGAAGTGCGCCTGCTGGTGGCGACCCTGCTGGTAATGCCGGTCGGCGTGCTGGTGCTCGGCGCCATCGCCGCCAGCCTGCCGGGCCCGGCCGCGTCGGTGAGCAACCCCGGCGCCCACGGATTCAGCCAGCTGCTCTACGCCTACACCTCGGGCACCGCGAACAACGGGTCGGCCTTCGGCGGCTTCGGCGCCAACACCCCGTTCCACAATCTGATGATTGCCCTGGCCATGCTGATCGGCCGCTTCGGCTACATCCTGCCGGTGCTGGCGATCGCCGGCAGCCTGGCGGCGAAGAAGGCCACGCCGGTCGGCCCCAACAGCTTCCCGACCCATGGCCTGCTGTTCGTCAGCCTGCTGACCGCCACCATCCTGCTGGTGGGCGGCCTGAACTTCCTGCCGACGCTGGTGCTGGGCCCGGTGGCCGATCACCTGACGCTCGGTTTCTGA
- the mnmH gene encoding tRNA 2-selenouridine(34) synthase MnmH → MRDNTRHYRELFLGDVKMMDVRAPVEFHKGAFPHVTNLPLMNDIERQKVGTCYKQNGQQAAIALGHELVMGKLKAARIEAWANFARANPEGYLYCFRGGLRSQITQQWLKSEAGIEYPRVVGGYKAMRGFLFDTTRAAVEECQFVLVGGLTGTGKTEVIAQLSNSLDLEGHANHRGSAFGRRATPQPAQIDFENRLAIDILKKRHAGMEQFVLEDEGRIVGSCSVPLELYQGMQHYPLVWLEDSFEQRVERILKDYVVNLCADHVQVVGEEGGFDAFATYLRKSLSGIVKRLGGERYQRLAAIMDAALDEQKRSGAVDLHRGWIEGLLGEYYDPMYAFQRESKGERVEFRGTQDEVVEYLRFRAER, encoded by the coding sequence ATGCGCGACAACACCCGCCACTACCGCGAGCTGTTCCTCGGCGACGTGAAGATGATGGACGTGCGCGCCCCGGTCGAATTCCACAAGGGCGCGTTCCCCCATGTGACCAACCTGCCGCTGATGAACGACATCGAGCGGCAGAAGGTCGGCACCTGCTACAAGCAGAACGGCCAGCAGGCGGCCATCGCCCTGGGCCACGAGCTGGTCATGGGCAAGCTCAAGGCCGCCCGCATCGAGGCCTGGGCGAACTTCGCCAGGGCCAATCCGGAGGGCTACCTGTACTGCTTCCGCGGCGGGCTGCGTTCGCAGATCACCCAGCAGTGGCTCAAGAGCGAGGCCGGCATCGAGTACCCTCGCGTGGTCGGCGGTTACAAGGCGATGCGTGGCTTCCTCTTCGACACCACCCGCGCCGCCGTCGAGGAGTGCCAGTTCGTGCTGGTGGGGGGCCTGACCGGCACCGGCAAGACCGAGGTCATCGCCCAGCTTTCCAACAGCCTGGACCTGGAAGGCCACGCCAATCATCGCGGCTCCGCCTTCGGCCGTCGCGCCACGCCGCAGCCGGCGCAGATCGATTTCGAGAACCGCCTGGCCATCGACATCCTGAAGAAGCGCCATGCCGGCATGGAGCAGTTCGTGCTGGAGGACGAGGGCCGCATCGTCGGCAGTTGCTCGGTGCCGCTGGAGCTGTACCAGGGCATGCAGCACTACCCGCTGGTGTGGCTGGAAGACAGCTTCGAGCAGCGCGTGGAGCGCATCCTCAAGGACTACGTGGTGAACCTGTGCGCCGACCACGTGCAGGTGGTGGGCGAAGAGGGCGGCTTCGACGCCTTTGCCACGTACCTGCGCAAGAGCCTGTCCGGCATCGTCAAGCGCCTGGGCGGGGAGCGCTACCAGCGCCTGGCGGCGATCATGGATGCGGCCCTGGACGAGCAGAAGCGCAGCGGCGCGGTGGATCTGCACCGCGGCTGGATCGAGGGCCTGCTGGGCGAGTACTACGACCCGATGTACGCCTTCCAGCGCGAAAGCAAGGGCGAGCGCGTGGAGTTCCGCGGTACCCAGGACGAGGTGGTGGAGTACCTGCGGTTCCGCGCGGAGCGGTGA
- the kdpB gene encoding potassium-transporting ATPase subunit KdpB produces the protein MNAHTQELALNKAAEKRPTTALSALWKPALVQAFLKLDPRQLQRSPVMLVVALTAVLTTVLCAVGGDSVPTFVAVQIAVWLWFTVLFANFAEALAEGRGKARADSLKAGTQGLQALRRTAGGNFEKVAASSLRKGDVVRVEAGELIPGDGEVIEGVAAVNEAAITGESAPVIRESGGDRSAVTGNTRLVSDWLLVKITANPGESTLDRMIALVEGAKRQKTPNEVALDILLIGLTLIFLLVVVTLKPFALFVGGNLPLVFLVALLVTLIPTTIGGLLSAIGIAGMDRLVRLNVIAKSGRAVEAAGDVHVLMLDKTGTITFGNRRCSALHTAPGVQPLELAEGAFLASLADDTPEGKSIVEFLRAQVILPEPDRSRVTPIAFSAETRLSGIDVDGHVYRKGAVDAALAFVGLPRAQMPESLSKEIERIAQSGGTPLLVVADGKLLGAIHLKDVVKPGIRERFAELRRMGIRTVMVTGDNPLTAAAIAAEAGVDDVIAEATPEKKLARIRQEQGEGRMVAMCGDGANDAPALAQADVGMAMNDGTQAAREAANLVDLDSDPTKLLDVVQVGKELLVTRGALTTFSVANDVAKYFAILPALFAGIYPQLGVLNVMKLASPQSAILSAIVFNALIIVALIPLALRGVRVQASDASQLLRRNLLIYGVGGLLAPFVGIKVIDMILVAVGLA, from the coding sequence ATGAACGCACATACCCAGGAACTGGCCCTGAACAAGGCCGCCGAGAAACGCCCGACCACCGCGCTGTCCGCCCTGTGGAAGCCGGCGCTGGTGCAGGCCTTCCTCAAGCTCGACCCGCGCCAGCTGCAACGCTCGCCGGTGATGCTGGTGGTGGCGCTGACCGCCGTGCTGACCACCGTGCTCTGCGCCGTGGGCGGCGACTCGGTGCCCACCTTCGTTGCCGTGCAGATCGCCGTGTGGCTGTGGTTCACCGTGCTCTTCGCCAACTTCGCCGAAGCCCTCGCCGAGGGCCGCGGCAAGGCCCGCGCCGACAGTCTCAAGGCTGGCACCCAGGGTCTGCAGGCCCTGCGCCGCACCGCCGGCGGGAACTTCGAGAAGGTCGCCGCCAGCAGCCTGCGCAAGGGCGATGTGGTGCGCGTCGAAGCCGGCGAGCTGATCCCCGGCGACGGCGAGGTGATCGAAGGCGTGGCGGCGGTCAACGAGGCCGCCATCACCGGTGAATCCGCGCCGGTGATCCGCGAGTCCGGCGGCGACCGCTCGGCGGTGACCGGCAACACCCGGCTGGTGTCCGACTGGCTGTTGGTGAAGATCACCGCCAACCCCGGCGAGTCCACCCTCGACCGCATGATCGCCCTGGTGGAAGGCGCCAAGCGCCAGAAGACCCCCAACGAAGTGGCGCTGGATATCCTGCTGATCGGCCTGACGCTGATTTTCCTGCTGGTGGTCGTCACCCTGAAACCCTTCGCCCTGTTCGTCGGCGGCAACCTGCCGCTGGTGTTCCTGGTGGCGCTGCTGGTCACCCTGATTCCCACCACCATCGGCGGCCTGCTCTCGGCCATCGGCATCGCCGGCATGGACCGCCTGGTGCGCCTGAACGTCATCGCCAAGTCCGGCCGCGCCGTGGAAGCGGCAGGGGACGTGCACGTGCTGATGCTCGACAAGACCGGCACCATCACCTTCGGCAACCGCCGCTGCAGCGCCCTGCACACCGCCCCCGGCGTGCAGCCGCTGGAGCTGGCGGAGGGCGCCTTCCTCGCCTCGCTGGCCGACGACACGCCCGAGGGCAAGTCCATTGTGGAGTTCCTCCGCGCGCAGGTCATCCTGCCCGAGCCTGACCGCAGCCGCGTGACACCGATTGCCTTCAGCGCCGAGACGCGCCTGTCGGGGATCGACGTCGACGGCCACGTCTACCGCAAGGGCGCGGTGGACGCCGCGCTGGCCTTCGTCGGCCTGCCCCGCGCGCAGATGCCCGAGAGCCTGTCCAAGGAGATCGAGCGCATCGCCCAGAGCGGCGGTACGCCGCTGCTGGTGGTGGCCGACGGCAAGCTGCTGGGCGCCATTCACCTGAAGGACGTGGTCAAGCCGGGCATCCGCGAGCGCTTCGCCGAGCTGCGCCGCATGGGCATCCGCACCGTGATGGTGACCGGCGACAACCCGCTGACCGCCGCGGCCATCGCCGCCGAAGCGGGGGTGGACGACGTGATCGCCGAAGCCACGCCGGAGAAGAAGCTGGCGCGCATCCGCCAGGAGCAGGGCGAGGGGCGCATGGTCGCCATGTGCGGCGACGGCGCCAACGACGCGCCGGCGCTGGCCCAGGCGGACGTCGGCATGGCCATGAACGACGGCACCCAGGCCGCCCGCGAGGCCGCCAACCTGGTGGACCTGGACAGCGACCCGACCAAGCTGCTGGACGTGGTGCAGGTGGGCAAGGAACTGCTGGTGACCCGTGGCGCGCTCACCACCTTCTCGGTGGCCAACGACGTGGCCAAGTACTTCGCCATCCTCCCCGCGCTGTTCGCCGGCATCTACCCGCAGCTGGGCGTGCTCAACGTGATGAAGCTGGCCAGCCCGCAGAGCGCCATCCTCTCGGCCATCGTGTTCAACGCGCTGATCATCGTCGCGCTGATCCCCCTGGCCCTGCGCGGCGTGCGCGTGCAGGCCAGCGACGCCTCGCAGCTGCTGCGGCGCAACCTGCTGATCTACGGCGTGGGCGGACTGCTGGCGCCGTTCGTGGGGATCAAGGTGATCGACATGATCCTGGTGGCCGTGGGGCTGGCTTGA
- a CDS encoding sensor histidine kinase, whose protein sequence is MTDPNRADALLADLPPMGRGRLKVFLGAAPGVGKTYAMLLAAQSQLRQGVKLRVGIVETHGRAETEALLAGLPQQALKRSVYRGITLEEMDLDGLLGDPPTLALVDELAHSNAPGSRHAKRWQDIQELLSAGIDVYTTVNVQHLESLNDQVRDITGVQVRETVPDWVLQEAYELLLVDLPPRELLERLREGKVYVPEQARAAIDAFFSQTNLTALRELAMQTAAARVDADLAHRYRQQGGEAPAVRGRLLVGVDGEPNAERLVRHASRVAERRHLPWSLVHVDTGDARSEESRMQLQNAQQLAERLGGDVVELRGGEVARTLVEHAKERRATLLLVGRSRQRWHRRLFGGGLAARLLRLGDGLEISVLDSDADLAPPTSRPPTPWPWGNYLLAVLAAAGASALAWAVASVLELPNISLVFLAAVLLVAVRSSLGPALACAVVSFLAYDFLFIPPHFSFSIQREEDVLTLLFFLLMAGLTGNLAARQRRQLQALRETQEETSQMLDLSRKLTAATDRQAVMAAAAQQLGGWDGLDICLLGRVHGEWKVEGGLDRALEDQERAAADWAWQHDQPAGLGTGTLPGGRWWWWPLSGEDGPLALLGVSPRDGQPLPGSRRRLLAALGQPLAQALARARLAEDLEAARLHGETEQLRSALLASVSHDLRTPLTSMRGAIDSLLALGDAIPPPDRRELLESTRDEAERLDRYIQNLLDMTRLGHGGLKLSRDWVAPGDIVGSALNRLRAVVAPYRVETRVLPDLPLLYVHAALIEQALVNVLENAARFSPPQGRLRVAVESGEGELRFSVSDEGPGIPPAEREKIFDMFYTAARGDRGGQGTGLGLAICQGMVGAHGGRITVEDGIDGRGTTLVLHLPLQQQPDLEQLDAAV, encoded by the coding sequence ATGACCGACCCCAACCGCGCCGACGCCCTGCTGGCCGACCTGCCCCCCATGGGCCGTGGCCGTCTCAAGGTCTTCCTCGGCGCCGCCCCGGGGGTCGGCAAGACCTACGCCATGCTGCTGGCCGCCCAGAGCCAGCTGCGCCAGGGCGTGAAGTTGCGTGTCGGCATCGTCGAGACCCACGGCCGCGCCGAGACCGAAGCGCTGCTCGCCGGCCTGCCGCAGCAGGCGCTCAAGCGCTCGGTCTACCGCGGCATCACCCTGGAGGAAATGGACCTCGACGGCCTGCTGGGCGACCCGCCGACGCTCGCGCTGGTGGACGAGCTCGCCCACAGCAACGCCCCCGGCAGCCGCCACGCCAAGCGCTGGCAGGACATCCAGGAACTGCTCTCGGCCGGCATCGACGTCTACACCACGGTCAATGTGCAGCATCTGGAAAGCCTCAACGACCAGGTGCGCGACATCACCGGCGTGCAGGTGCGCGAAACCGTGCCCGACTGGGTGCTGCAGGAGGCCTACGAGCTGCTGCTGGTGGACCTGCCGCCGCGCGAGCTGCTGGAGCGCCTGCGCGAGGGCAAGGTCTACGTGCCCGAGCAGGCCCGCGCCGCCATCGACGCCTTCTTCAGCCAGACCAACCTGACCGCGCTGCGCGAGCTGGCCATGCAGACCGCCGCCGCGCGGGTGGACGCCGACCTTGCCCACCGCTACCGCCAGCAGGGCGGCGAGGCCCCCGCCGTGCGCGGGCGGCTGCTGGTCGGCGTGGACGGCGAACCCAACGCCGAGCGTCTGGTGCGCCACGCCAGCCGTGTGGCCGAGCGCCGGCACCTGCCCTGGTCGCTGGTGCATGTGGACACCGGCGATGCGCGCAGCGAGGAGTCGCGCATGCAGTTGCAGAACGCCCAGCAACTGGCCGAGCGCCTGGGCGGCGACGTGGTGGAGCTGCGCGGCGGCGAAGTCGCGCGTACCCTGGTCGAACACGCCAAGGAGCGCCGCGCCACGCTGCTGCTGGTGGGCCGCTCGCGGCAACGCTGGCATCGCCGGCTGTTCGGCGGCGGCCTCGCGGCGCGCCTGCTGCGCCTGGGCGACGGGCTGGAAATCAGCGTGCTCGACAGCGACGCCGACCTTGCGCCGCCGACCTCGCGACCGCCAACGCCCTGGCCCTGGGGCAACTACCTGCTCGCCGTGCTGGCCGCCGCCGGCGCCAGTGCCCTGGCCTGGGCCGTGGCCAGCGTGCTGGAGCTGCCGAACATCTCCCTGGTGTTCCTCGCCGCCGTGCTGCTGGTGGCGGTGCGCAGCAGCCTCGGCCCGGCGCTGGCCTGCGCGGTGGTGTCGTTCCTGGCCTACGACTTCCTGTTCATCCCGCCGCACTTCTCCTTCTCCATCCAGCGCGAAGAGGACGTGCTGACCCTGCTGTTCTTCCTGCTCATGGCCGGCCTCACCGGTAACCTGGCGGCCCGCCAGCGCCGGCAGTTGCAGGCGCTGCGCGAGACGCAGGAAGAAACCAGCCAGATGCTCGACCTCTCGCGCAAGCTCACCGCCGCCACCGATCGCCAGGCGGTGATGGCCGCCGCGGCGCAGCAACTGGGCGGTTGGGACGGGCTGGATATCTGCCTGCTCGGCCGCGTGCATGGCGAGTGGAAGGTGGAGGGCGGCCTGGATCGCGCGCTGGAGGACCAGGAGCGCGCCGCCGCCGACTGGGCCTGGCAGCACGACCAGCCCGCCGGCCTGGGCACCGGTACCCTGCCCGGCGGCCGCTGGTGGTGGTGGCCGCTGTCCGGCGAGGACGGCCCGCTGGCCTTGCTCGGCGTCAGCCCCCGCGACGGCCAGCCGCTGCCGGGTTCGCGGCGTCGCCTGCTCGCCGCCCTCGGCCAGCCGCTGGCGCAAGCCCTGGCCCGTGCGCGCCTGGCCGAGGACCTGGAGGCCGCGCGCCTGCACGGCGAAACCGAACAGCTGCGCAGCGCGCTGCTGGCGTCGGTCAGCCACGACCTGCGCACGCCGCTGACCTCCATGCGCGGCGCCATCGACAGCCTGCTGGCCCTGGGCGACGCGATTCCGCCGCCGGATCGCCGCGAGTTGCTGGAAAGCACCCGCGACGAAGCCGAGCGCCTGGATCGCTACATCCAGAACCTGCTGGACATGACCCGCCTCGGCCACGGCGGCCTGAAGCTGTCCCGCGACTGGGTAGCGCCGGGCGACATCGTCGGTAGCGCGCTCAACCGCCTGCGCGCGGTGGTCGCCCCGTATCGCGTGGAAACCCGCGTGCTGCCGGATCTGCCGCTGCTCTACGTGCATGCCGCGCTGATCGAACAGGCGCTGGTCAATGTGCTGGAAAACGCCGCGCGCTTCTCTCCGCCGCAAGGTCGCCTGCGGGTAGCGGTGGAGTCGGGCGAGGGCGAGCTGCGTTTCTCGGTCAGCGATGAAGGCCCCGGCATTCCGCCGGCTGAGCGCGAGAAGATCTTCGACATGTTCTACACCGCCGCCCGCGGCGACCGGGGCGGGCAGGGCACCGGCCTGGGCCTGGCGATCTGCCAGGGCATGGTCGGCGCCCACGGCGGGCGGATCACCGTGGAGGACGGCATCGACGGCCGCGGCACGACCCTCGTGCTGCACTTGCCGCTCCAGCAGCAGCCGGACCTGGAGCAGCTTGATGCCGCTGTCTGA